The Vibrio kanaloae genome has a window encoding:
- the pilO gene encoding type 4a pilus biogenesis protein PilO: MQQWNQLSNKFLALSQREKWLLFVCGFVGLFMLLFSLVVEPAYNELQAKENQLMSLSQSNQRQQGELLVLQAKLNRDPDKDINLELEKLQAESEQLSLELAEVVDGLISPSQMSQLLESVLNAGNGLKLESLESLKPEAISNNQETSEYSGYFLHPVRMELTGSYFDISAYLQSLESLPVSYYWRTFQYSVEEYPKARLVFEVYTLGTRQEFIGG; the protein is encoded by the coding sequence GTGCAACAGTGGAATCAGCTTAGCAATAAGTTTCTTGCATTAAGTCAGAGAGAGAAATGGCTACTTTTTGTGTGTGGTTTTGTTGGCTTATTCATGTTGCTATTTAGCTTAGTGGTTGAGCCAGCTTATAACGAGTTGCAAGCTAAAGAGAATCAATTAATGAGCCTTAGCCAGTCGAATCAAAGACAGCAAGGTGAGTTGCTTGTGCTACAAGCGAAACTCAATAGAGATCCCGACAAAGACATTAATCTTGAGTTAGAAAAGCTGCAGGCGGAGAGTGAACAGCTTTCACTTGAGTTAGCAGAGGTAGTGGATGGACTGATCTCTCCCTCTCAAATGTCGCAGTTGCTGGAAAGTGTTCTCAATGCAGGCAATGGGCTTAAGCTAGAATCTTTAGAATCGTTAAAACCAGAAGCAATTTCAAACAATCAAGAAACCAGTGAATACTCTGGTTACTTTCTTCATCCTGTGAGAATGGAACTGACGGGCAGCTATTTTGATATTTCAGCTTACCTTCAATCGCTTGAGTCTCTCCCTGTGAGCTATTACTGGCGCACATTTCAGTATTCGGTCGAAGAATACCCTAAAGCTCGACTGGTGTTTGAGGTTTACACGCTAGGCACAAGGCAGGAGTTTATCGGTGGTTAG
- a CDS encoding MSHA biogenesis protein MshI translates to MNFKAILDKIKPTNNKGSSQVVMLGNDAVYVSVTGQAPQVTSIPLVNGDWESALKESLSSKVFDSNSVQLIVCANYYQTYQIDKPDIPESEWSVALPFLLKDLVSERVTEITASAVALPTSNKLQVYVLPKKLLDKLVKITLSAQVELKGVVPEDEIWGDSAGELSNFLLLQRSANTHFKLGAFVENTVCFQRTIRSVVPPLTGVASSALQLDGLALELQRSIDYLSSQIKGTQLHQLKICCDEEDEAELRDALNNTLSSTVSLLVEEERENSESLLVKLAAEKEAFNVNLYPEHLKPKKEYFTLTNVVASWGLVFVLLLGGYFVMQYKTSNLDKELTVLQHQSKQLNQQVKQLNSKLIQHKPSPEKVAAVARLKRETQAKKEALKAVGQYDQSQQVGYSGVMNALAKLGRDDISLSQIYMTHNTLDLSGFARNAKVVPNWIGQFKSELNLVGRAFEKLKIGRNDQDVVTFELNTRRESK, encoded by the coding sequence ATGAATTTTAAAGCGATTTTAGACAAGATTAAGCCAACGAATAACAAAGGCAGCTCTCAAGTTGTCATGTTAGGTAATGATGCTGTTTATGTTTCAGTGACAGGGCAAGCACCGCAAGTAACTAGCATCCCTCTGGTGAATGGAGATTGGGAAAGTGCGCTGAAAGAATCGCTTAGCAGTAAAGTCTTTGATAGTAATAGCGTCCAATTAATTGTTTGTGCTAATTATTATCAAACTTATCAGATTGATAAACCGGATATTCCAGAGAGCGAATGGTCGGTTGCACTGCCTTTTTTACTGAAAGATCTTGTCTCTGAAAGAGTGACAGAGATTACGGCGAGTGCGGTTGCGCTGCCCACGTCGAACAAGTTACAAGTCTATGTTTTGCCCAAAAAACTGTTAGACAAGCTAGTGAAGATTACTCTTTCAGCACAAGTTGAGCTGAAAGGTGTTGTTCCTGAAGATGAAATCTGGGGTGACAGTGCCGGTGAACTTTCTAATTTTCTTCTTTTGCAGCGTAGTGCTAACACGCATTTTAAGCTGGGCGCATTTGTTGAAAATACCGTTTGTTTCCAAAGAACAATCCGTAGTGTAGTCCCACCTTTAACCGGTGTGGCATCAAGTGCCCTGCAGTTAGATGGGCTTGCTTTAGAGCTTCAACGCTCGATTGATTACCTTTCTTCTCAAATTAAAGGTACCCAACTTCATCAGCTAAAAATTTGCTGTGATGAAGAGGATGAAGCGGAACTACGAGACGCGTTAAACAATACACTAAGTTCGACGGTTTCTTTATTAGTTGAAGAAGAACGCGAAAATTCAGAAAGCTTACTGGTTAAACTCGCGGCTGAAAAAGAGGCCTTTAATGTCAATCTTTACCCTGAACACCTCAAGCCTAAGAAAGAATACTTTACGCTGACGAATGTTGTTGCGAGTTGGGGACTTGTTTTTGTATTGCTGCTTGGTGGTTATTTTGTGATGCAATATAAAACGTCAAATTTAGATAAAGAGCTTACGGTTTTACAGCATCAATCGAAGCAACTTAACCAACAAGTTAAGCAATTGAATAGTAAGTTGATTCAGCATAAACCGTCTCCTGAGAAAGTGGCGGCCGTCGCGCGTCTCAAACGTGAGACTCAGGCAAAGAAAGAAGCGTTGAAGGCGGTTGGGCAATACGACCAATCACAACAAGTCGGGTATTCTGGCGTCATGAATGCCTTAGCCAAATTGGGCCGAGATGACATCTCGCTTTCGCAGATCTACATGACTCACAATACTTTAGATCTTAGTGGTTTTGCTCGTAACGCAAAGGTTGTTCCTAACTGGATTGGTCAGTTTAAAAGTGAACTGAATCTTGTTGGGCGTGCTTTTGAAAAGTTAAAGATAGGCCGCAATGACCAAGATGTTGTTACGTTTGAATTAAATACTCGCAGGGAGAGTAAATAG
- the csrD gene encoding RNase E specificity factor CsrD, with product MRYTPTLKLSTRLVAFVTVIVISAMFILFIGGTLSFKRLGQDYLDHYLVGIVDVVDREMEEPDAAYSMQRWMPKMLQASNIVEMKLSNKSGIVYRFKDTSPQIDPNRLYEKTFVLERNEGYRIEFKSLPPYIGYSYSMEAMWSITLAVVLIIFCLARGVRWLKEQLMGSEMLEERGRMILAGQVEAHAKGDEREWPYTASEALDVLIEELQDARQERSRFDTFIRTHTFLDKLTGTANRVLFDNKLESALHESGARGGVLLIRIDEWEQVCDVNDKQVTDGFIIEVGQVLSNIVQRYPDVIFSRYYEADFAVFIPHQGTKDIATLAAQCLRQLSKLTPPEPLEPDNWCHIGVTMYVEGERHSQVMDETETALKSAQLERINNWSRYPKLNKNELDRGSVRWRTLLDKALLPENLVIFVQRCYLMSERGQANELHREIFTRIQDPDKGLLKSSRFMPAVEQVGYQALMDQSVLKVVLTSLKESTQPINYSVNLSVPPFANKQHFKWFRSELLQLSTQHRAQLAFEFSEGHLIAHLDYMRPVAKMLRGLGCKVIAGQAGRTIVSTHYIKDLKVNYIKLHRSLIKKIDQRHENQLFVRSLIGACGDSPTQVIAVGVETKQEKNTLIELGINGYQGRYFDEEQQIIPLPDQKAKAVKTESVVKVGRRNRWRKSNS from the coding sequence ATGAGATATACCCCCACACTAAAATTGAGCACCCGACTGGTCGCATTTGTCACAGTGATAGTAATCAGTGCGATGTTCATTCTTTTTATAGGTGGCACCCTTTCGTTTAAGCGTCTTGGGCAGGACTATCTAGACCATTATTTGGTGGGTATTGTCGACGTTGTCGATCGAGAGATGGAAGAACCAGACGCCGCGTATTCGATGCAACGTTGGATGCCTAAGATGTTGCAAGCCAGTAATATTGTTGAGATGAAACTCTCGAATAAGAGCGGCATCGTCTATCGTTTCAAAGATACCTCCCCACAAATTGATCCTAATCGCCTGTATGAGAAAACCTTTGTTTTAGAAAGGAATGAAGGCTATCGAATCGAATTTAAATCCCTGCCTCCTTACATCGGTTATAGCTACTCAATGGAGGCGATGTGGTCGATTACTTTAGCGGTTGTTTTGATTATTTTCTGCTTGGCTCGTGGTGTTCGATGGTTGAAAGAGCAGTTAATGGGTTCTGAAATGTTGGAAGAGCGAGGAAGAATGATCCTCGCAGGGCAGGTTGAAGCTCATGCAAAAGGAGATGAACGTGAATGGCCTTATACGGCAAGTGAAGCTTTAGATGTATTGATAGAAGAGTTGCAAGATGCTCGTCAAGAAAGAAGCCGTTTTGATACCTTTATTCGTACGCATACCTTTTTAGATAAACTCACAGGAACGGCAAACCGAGTCTTATTTGACAATAAGCTGGAATCAGCACTGCATGAAAGCGGTGCTCGAGGAGGGGTTTTATTGATTCGTATCGACGAATGGGAACAGGTATGTGATGTTAATGACAAGCAAGTGACTGACGGCTTTATTATTGAGGTTGGCCAGGTACTGTCTAATATTGTTCAACGCTATCCTGATGTCATTTTTTCTCGCTATTATGAAGCGGACTTCGCTGTGTTTATCCCTCATCAAGGAACAAAAGACATCGCTACACTCGCAGCTCAATGTTTGAGGCAGTTAAGCAAGCTAACTCCCCCCGAGCCTCTTGAGCCTGATAATTGGTGTCATATTGGTGTAACCATGTACGTAGAAGGTGAGCGACATAGTCAGGTTATGGATGAAACGGAAACAGCACTAAAAAGTGCCCAGTTGGAGCGTATTAACAACTGGAGTCGCTACCCTAAGTTAAATAAAAATGAACTTGATAGAGGCAGTGTTCGTTGGAGAACATTACTTGATAAAGCTCTGCTTCCTGAAAATTTAGTAATCTTTGTTCAGCGATGTTATCTTATGTCAGAACGTGGTCAAGCTAATGAATTGCATAGAGAAATATTTACTAGAATTCAGGACCCAGATAAAGGCTTATTGAAATCCTCTCGATTTATGCCTGCGGTTGAGCAAGTGGGTTATCAAGCTCTAATGGATCAATCGGTTCTGAAGGTTGTGTTGACCTCGTTGAAAGAATCAACCCAACCTATCAATTATTCGGTTAACTTGAGTGTCCCTCCCTTTGCTAACAAACAGCATTTTAAGTGGTTCAGGAGCGAACTATTACAGCTTTCCACTCAGCATCGGGCTCAGCTTGCTTTTGAGTTTTCAGAAGGGCATCTCATTGCTCATCTTGATTATATGAGACCAGTAGCAAAGATGTTGAGGGGGTTAGGGTGTAAAGTTATTGCTGGTCAAGCTGGGCGAACCATCGTTAGCACTCACTACATCAAAGATTTAAAGGTTAATTATATTAAGCTTCATCGAAGTTTGATTAAGAAAATAGATCAACGGCATGAGAATCAATTGTTTGTCCGCAGTTTAATTGGGGCATGTGGTGACTCACCAACTCAAGTGATTGCGGTGGGAGTCGAAACAAAACAAGAAAAGAATACCTTGATAGAGTTAGGCATAAACGGCTATCAAGGGCGATATTTCGACGAAGAACAACAAATTATCCCTTTACCTGATCAAAAAGCAAAGGCAGTGAAAACTGAATCTGTTGTGAAAGTTGGTCGAAGAAACCGATGGCGCAAGAGTAATAGCTAA
- a CDS encoding single-stranded DNA-binding protein has translation MASRGVNKVILVGNLGNDPEIRYMPSGSAVANITIATSESWRDKATGEQREKTEWHRVALFGKLAEVAGEYLRKGSQVYIEGQLQTRKWQDQSGQDRYTTEVVVQGFNGVMQMLGGRAQGGAPAQGGMGNQQQGGWGQPQQPQQQQQSQQQYSAPAQQQPKAPQQAPQQAQPQYNEPPMDFDDDIPF, from the coding sequence ATGGCTAGCCGTGGAGTTAACAAAGTTATATTAGTGGGTAACCTAGGTAATGACCCTGAAATTCGTTACATGCCAAGTGGCAGTGCTGTAGCGAACATTACCATTGCAACGTCAGAGTCATGGCGTGACAAAGCAACTGGCGAACAGCGTGAAAAAACAGAATGGCACCGTGTTGCTCTGTTTGGAAAGCTGGCGGAAGTTGCTGGTGAATACCTGCGCAAAGGGTCTCAAGTTTACATTGAAGGTCAACTTCAGACTCGTAAATGGCAAGATCAAAGCGGTCAAGATCGCTACACGACTGAAGTGGTTGTTCAAGGGTTCAACGGTGTCATGCAAATGCTTGGTGGCCGTGCTCAAGGCGGTGCTCCTGCTCAAGGTGGTATGGGTAACCAACAGCAAGGTGGTTGGGGTCAACCACAGCAGCCACAACAACAGCAACAATCACAACAACAGTACAGTGCTCCTGCTCAACAGCAGCCTAAAGCACCCCAACAAGCTCCTCAGCAGGCTCAACCTCAATATAATGAGCCGCCAATGGATTTTGATGATGACATCCCATTTTAG
- a CDS encoding LuxR C-terminal-related transcriptional regulator, with the protein MRKSRYARTLHFLCIDPSDTHLHIKAIEKHLSIPLYKMTTDDLMLVDRKQSNRILLVDYKAVPQLLAAFPNLYVIWKNNEIILFNVPQPLPTSELLNYGVLKGLFYDSEKKIKIAKGLREVIDGDNWLPRKVTNQLLFYYRNMVNTNTTPTNVDLTIREIQVIRCLQSGSSNTQIADDLFISEFTVKSHLYQIFRKLAVKNRVQAIAWANQNLLA; encoded by the coding sequence ATGAGAAAATCTCGATATGCTCGCACTTTACACTTTCTGTGCATCGATCCCAGCGACACTCACCTACACATAAAAGCGATAGAAAAGCATTTGTCTATTCCTCTCTACAAAATGACAACGGACGATTTGATGCTGGTAGATAGGAAACAGAGCAACCGTATTCTACTCGTCGATTACAAAGCGGTTCCACAATTACTTGCTGCATTCCCTAACTTGTACGTTATATGGAAAAATAATGAGATCATTTTATTTAATGTTCCGCAGCCGCTTCCTACCTCGGAGCTCCTTAATTATGGCGTACTAAAAGGGTTATTTTATGATTCCGAGAAAAAAATCAAAATAGCAAAAGGGCTTCGAGAGGTCATTGATGGTGATAACTGGTTACCGAGAAAGGTAACAAACCAACTGCTGTTTTATTACCGCAACATGGTCAACACCAACACTACACCCACGAATGTCGATTTAACCATCCGAGAGATCCAAGTTATTCGCTGTCTTCAATCAGGTTCATCAAACACTCAGATAGCCGATGATTTATTTATTAGCGAGTTCACCGTCAAATCTCATCTCTATCAGATATTTCGCAAGTTAGCGGTTAAAAATAGAGTCCAAGCAATTGCTTGGGCAAATCAGAACTTACTTGCATAA
- the galU gene encoding UTP--glucose-1-phosphate uridylyltransferase GalU, producing MIKKCLFPAAGYGTRFLPATKSMPKEMMPVVNKPLIEYGVEEAIEAGMDGMCIVTGRGKHSLMDHFDKNYELEHQISGTNKEDLLINIRETIEAANFTYIRQREMKGLGHAILTGRELVGDEPFAVVLADDLCVNEQQGVLAQMVALYKQFRCSIVAVQEVPEEETHKYGVISGEMIKDNLFRVDDMVEKPEKGTAPSNLAIIGRYILTPDIFELIEQTEPGKGGEIQITDALLKQAKAGCVLAYKFKGQRFDCGSVEGYIEATNYCFENLYKKDQKQIELGKHSTKKES from the coding sequence ATGATCAAAAAGTGCCTTTTCCCGGCAGCTGGCTACGGTACACGTTTTTTACCTGCAACTAAGTCAATGCCGAAAGAGATGATGCCTGTAGTAAACAAACCTCTGATTGAATACGGTGTTGAAGAAGCGATCGAAGCGGGTATGGATGGAATGTGTATTGTTACCGGCCGTGGTAAGCATTCATTGATGGATCACTTTGACAAGAACTACGAGCTTGAACACCAAATTAGTGGTACCAATAAAGAAGACCTGCTGATCAATATTCGTGAGACAATTGAAGCTGCAAACTTCACGTATATTCGCCAACGTGAAATGAAAGGCCTTGGTCACGCTATATTAACCGGTCGCGAACTCGTTGGTGATGAACCATTTGCAGTTGTGCTTGCCGATGACCTTTGTGTCAATGAGCAACAAGGCGTGTTGGCTCAAATGGTTGCTTTATACAAGCAATTCCGCTGCTCAATTGTTGCAGTACAAGAAGTTCCAGAAGAAGAGACACACAAATACGGTGTGATTTCTGGTGAGATGATCAAAGACAATCTATTCCGTGTCGATGACATGGTAGAAAAGCCAGAAAAAGGAACGGCGCCAAGTAACCTAGCGATCATTGGCCGCTATATTCTCACTCCAGATATCTTTGAGTTAATCGAACAAACAGAACCAGGTAAAGGCGGCGAGATTCAAATTACCGACGCATTGCTAAAACAAGCAAAAGCTGGTTGTGTATTGGCTTACAAATTTAAAGGTCAACGTTTTGACTGCGGCAGCGTTGAAGGCTACATAGAAGCAACCAACTACTGCTTTGAGAACCTATACAAGAAAGACCAGAAGCAAATCGAGTTAGGTAAACACTCAACAAAGAAAGAATCATAA
- the uvrA gene encoding excinuclease ABC subunit UvrA: MDKIEIRGARTHNLKDVNLTIPRDKLIVITGLSGSGKSSLAFDTLYAEGQRRYVESLSAYARQFLSLMEKPDVDHIEGLSPAISIEQKSTSHNPRSTVGTITEVYDYLRLLYARVGEPRCPDHNTPLAAQTISQMVDKVLDLPEGSKMMLMAPIVKERKGEHVKTLENLAAQGFIRARIDGETCDLSDPPTLELHKKHTIEVVVDRFKVRPDLQQRLAESFETTLELSGGIAVVGWMDDLEQEEIVFSANFACPKCGYSMQELEPRLFSFNNPAGACGTCDGLGIQQYFDPSRVILDENLSIAEGAIKGWDQKNYYYFQMLTSLSEHYGFDLYAPFNSLPKKTQEIILKGSGRTEVEFKYINDRGDIRVKRHPFEGILNTLERRYHDTESSAVREDLAKYISTKSCSSCSGTRLRLEARNVFIGDTTLPEIVDLSIADALQFFQTLSLSGQRGQIAEKVMKEINDRLHFLVNVGLNYLNLSRSAETLSGGEAQRIRLASQIGAGLVGVMYVLDEPSIGLHQRDNERLLQTLVHLRDLGNTVLVVEHDEDAIRCADHVIDIGPGAGVHGGHVVAEGTMQDIIDNPNSLTGQYLSGVKEIAVPKERTPIDRKKVVEIIGATGNNLKNITATIPVGLFSCITGVSGSGKSTLINDTFFKVAHTLLNGATTAVAAPHKKIKGLEHFDKVIDIDQSPIGRTPRSNPATYTGIFTPIRELFAGTQESRSRGYKPGRFSFNVRGGRCEACQGDGVIKVEMHFLPDVYVPCDVCKGKRYNRETLEVRYKGKTIDEVLEMTVEDAREFFNPVPVIARKLQTLMDVGLSYIRLGQAATTLSGGEAQRVKLARELSKRDTGKTLYILDEPTTGLHFHDIQQLLTVLHRLRDHGNTVVVIEHNLDVIKTADWILDLGPEGGQGGGEIVAEGTPEDVALVESSHTAHFLKPMLNLN, from the coding sequence ATGGATAAAATAGAAATAAGGGGCGCTCGTACGCACAACCTAAAAGACGTCAACCTAACCATTCCTCGTGACAAATTAATTGTTATCACAGGACTATCAGGGTCGGGAAAATCGTCACTTGCGTTTGACACCCTTTATGCAGAAGGACAACGTCGTTATGTTGAATCCCTGTCAGCTTACGCTCGTCAGTTTCTTTCTCTTATGGAAAAGCCCGATGTCGATCACATCGAAGGGTTATCTCCAGCCATCTCAATAGAGCAAAAATCGACCTCTCACAATCCTCGTTCCACTGTCGGCACCATCACTGAAGTTTATGACTACCTCAGATTACTTTATGCACGAGTTGGTGAACCACGTTGTCCTGACCACAACACACCTCTAGCAGCGCAAACCATCAGTCAAATGGTCGATAAAGTGTTGGATCTCCCTGAAGGTTCAAAGATGATGCTAATGGCACCTATCGTCAAAGAGCGCAAAGGTGAGCATGTAAAAACATTGGAAAACCTAGCAGCTCAAGGTTTTATCCGTGCTCGAATTGATGGTGAAACTTGTGATTTATCCGATCCGCCCACCCTTGAGCTTCATAAAAAGCACACCATTGAAGTCGTGGTAGATAGATTCAAAGTTCGTCCAGACCTTCAGCAACGTTTAGCGGAATCATTTGAGACAACACTAGAGCTTTCTGGTGGCATTGCCGTGGTTGGTTGGATGGATGACCTAGAACAAGAAGAGATCGTGTTCTCTGCAAACTTTGCCTGCCCTAAGTGTGGTTACAGTATGCAAGAGCTTGAGCCGCGTCTATTTTCATTTAACAACCCTGCCGGTGCATGTGGCACTTGTGATGGCCTTGGCATTCAACAATATTTTGACCCAAGCCGAGTGATTTTAGATGAAAACCTAAGCATTGCAGAAGGCGCAATTAAAGGTTGGGATCAAAAGAATTATTACTATTTTCAGATGCTAACATCACTATCAGAACATTATGGTTTTGATCTTTATGCACCGTTTAATTCCCTTCCTAAAAAGACTCAAGAGATCATTCTTAAAGGCTCAGGCCGCACCGAAGTGGAATTCAAATACATCAATGATCGTGGTGATATTCGAGTCAAGCGTCATCCATTTGAAGGTATACTCAATACTTTAGAGCGTCGTTATCATGACACCGAGTCTAGCGCGGTGCGTGAAGACTTAGCGAAATACATTTCGACCAAGTCTTGCTCTAGTTGTAGTGGCACTCGCTTGAGGCTAGAAGCTAGAAATGTATTTATTGGTGACACTACATTGCCAGAGATCGTTGATCTCAGTATTGCCGACGCATTGCAATTTTTTCAAACCTTGTCGCTCAGCGGTCAGCGTGGACAGATCGCCGAAAAGGTGATGAAAGAAATCAATGACCGCCTGCACTTCTTAGTTAACGTTGGTTTGAATTATCTCAACCTATCGCGCAGTGCTGAAACGCTATCAGGTGGCGAAGCACAACGAATTCGCTTAGCAAGTCAAATAGGTGCGGGCTTAGTTGGCGTGATGTATGTACTCGATGAACCGTCTATCGGCCTCCACCAGCGCGACAACGAACGCCTCCTTCAAACCTTAGTACATCTGAGAGACTTAGGTAATACCGTACTTGTCGTTGAGCACGATGAAGATGCTATCCGTTGTGCCGACCATGTGATCGATATCGGCCCAGGTGCCGGTGTTCATGGTGGTCACGTGGTTGCCGAAGGTACTATGCAAGATATCATCGACAACCCGAATTCTTTAACAGGCCAATACCTAAGCGGCGTTAAAGAAATTGCCGTACCAAAAGAAAGAACGCCAATCGATAGAAAGAAAGTCGTAGAGATCATAGGCGCAACAGGTAACAACCTAAAAAATATCACTGCCACCATTCCGGTAGGCTTATTTAGCTGTATTACAGGAGTATCTGGTTCAGGTAAATCGACACTGATCAACGATACCTTCTTTAAAGTCGCTCACACCCTACTCAATGGTGCAACCACAGCGGTAGCTGCGCCACATAAGAAAATTAAAGGGTTAGAACACTTTGATAAGGTGATCGATATTGACCAAAGCCCTATCGGTCGTACGCCAAGATCAAACCCAGCGACCTACACTGGAATCTTCACTCCAATTCGGGAGTTGTTCGCAGGCACTCAGGAATCACGCTCTCGTGGTTATAAGCCGGGGCGATTCAGTTTTAACGTTCGAGGTGGTCGTTGTGAGGCTTGTCAGGGCGATGGCGTAATCAAGGTAGAGATGCACTTCTTACCCGATGTGTATGTGCCTTGTGATGTGTGTAAAGGTAAGCGCTATAACCGTGAAACTCTAGAGGTTCGCTACAAAGGCAAAACCATAGACGAAGTTCTAGAGATGACTGTTGAGGATGCTCGCGAGTTCTTCAATCCAGTGCCTGTGATTGCGCGTAAACTGCAAACGCTAATGGATGTGGGTCTTTCTTACATTCGCTTGGGTCAAGCAGCAACCACCTTATCAGGCGGTGAAGCACAGCGAGTTAAATTAGCGCGTGAGCTGTCTAAACGCGATACAGGAAAAACCTTATACATTCTCGATGAGCCAACAACAGGTCTTCATTTCCACGATATACAGCAGCTATTAACGGTACTGCATAGACTGCGAGATCACGGTAATACTGTTGTGGTGATTGAGCACAATCTTGACGTAATCAAAACCGCAGATTGGATCTTAGATTTAGGTCCTGAAGGTGGTCAAGGCGGTGGTGAAATCGTTGCAGAAGGTACACCTGAAGATGTGGCGTTAGTCGAAAGTTCGCATACTGCCCACTTCCTTAAGCCTATGTTAAATTTAAACTAG
- a CDS encoding PglL family O-oligosaccharyltransferase has product MATIHTSGTQLENQINQLPLNRAFIASLAVVFLLAMHFFMPNPGGSGLALSFNPTTWLALSFTLTIGFYQLATNRVLKYSKLTIGLLISCIILTLPILYSNAAPQGASGRLLGLWAGFALFVMLQQFKFSNEHKQRMLWFIVLATVLQALFGYVQYFLLEPGNLFGYNTATNRPYGIFQQPNVMASFLATGFVLSAYLLARQPAKYNHKISKSILLYLTPTLTVPLLIIIASRTGWLAAVIGFICILPYLYKFSTKKRFYGWCGSVLVGIVVAFSVINLSATDSLASKRTHLESPRAYTFPQALDMMVEKPFTGYGYGKFESEYTLYTARQHQLNSNYHPGLPSMDHPHNEILYWGVEGGIVPILGLLTAAALVVLRIMSAAKGTRLALFALFIPILLHSQLEYPFYHSAIHWITFIILIYWIDQRSSRHYYQQPFSLISKTLFRVSSLVIPILVSFYMLSALHTNYVLTKFELSKPKNPDILKQVTNPVVWKDRYDWDIYSTYLNIGLYKAEPSLIQPYIDWSLEIIQSKPRPAFYSNLILAYQGIGEESKAEQIRSEAKFLFPNRDFSKVHYNKISEAKNNISSAQ; this is encoded by the coding sequence ATGGCAACAATACATACTAGCGGCACCCAGCTAGAAAATCAGATAAACCAGCTACCGCTTAACAGAGCATTTATTGCTTCTTTAGCTGTCGTATTCTTGTTGGCCATGCACTTTTTCATGCCTAACCCTGGTGGTTCAGGCCTTGCTTTATCCTTTAACCCAACAACTTGGTTAGCTCTTAGCTTCACGCTAACCATTGGTTTTTACCAACTCGCTACAAACCGAGTACTCAAGTATTCCAAATTAACGATTGGCTTGTTGATAAGCTGTATCATACTCACGCTACCAATTTTATACAGCAATGCCGCTCCTCAAGGGGCATCAGGGCGTTTACTTGGATTATGGGCAGGCTTTGCCTTATTCGTAATGCTTCAGCAATTCAAATTCAGCAATGAGCATAAGCAGCGCATGCTGTGGTTCATTGTGTTAGCCACCGTCCTACAAGCCTTATTTGGGTATGTGCAATATTTTTTATTAGAACCAGGCAACCTGTTTGGTTATAACACTGCGACCAATAGGCCTTACGGGATCTTCCAACAACCCAACGTTATGGCCAGCTTCCTAGCGACTGGGTTTGTACTTTCCGCTTATCTGTTAGCCAGGCAGCCGGCTAAATATAATCATAAAATTAGCAAGTCGATTCTACTGTATTTGACCCCAACCTTAACCGTGCCGTTATTAATTATCATCGCATCACGTACTGGTTGGTTAGCTGCTGTAATAGGGTTTATATGTATTCTGCCTTATCTCTACAAGTTCTCGACTAAGAAGCGGTTTTACGGTTGGTGTGGATCGGTTTTGGTCGGTATCGTTGTCGCTTTTTCAGTGATTAATCTCAGTGCCACTGATAGTTTAGCGAGTAAAAGAACTCACTTAGAAAGCCCACGAGCTTATACCTTCCCACAAGCACTGGACATGATGGTAGAAAAACCCTTTACAGGTTATGGCTACGGAAAGTTCGAATCCGAATATACGCTGTATACCGCTCGCCAGCACCAACTCAACTCAAATTACCATCCAGGCCTTCCTTCGATGGACCACCCGCACAATGAAATTTTGTATTGGGGCGTTGAAGGTGGAATTGTTCCGATCCTTGGGCTCTTAACGGCCGCGGCATTGGTGGTGTTACGCATCATGAGTGCAGCGAAAGGAACGCGTCTAGCACTGTTCGCACTGTTCATTCCAATATTGTTACACTCACAGCTTGAATACCCTTTTTATCATTCAGCGATTCACTGGATCACTTTCATTATTTTGATTTACTGGATCGACCAACGATCTTCCCGACACTACTATCAACAGCCGTTTAGTCTCATCAGTAAAACTCTATTTAGAGTGTCGAGTTTAGTGATACCAATCTTGGTAAGCTTTTATATGTTGAGTGCGTTGCACACCAACTATGTACTGACTAAGTTCGAACTGTCTAAGCCTAAAAATCCTGATATCCTCAAACAAGTGACAAATCCTGTGGTTTGGAAGGATCGATATGACTGGGACATATACAGCACTTATCTAAACATTGGTCTCTACAAAGCCGAGCCGAGCCTTATTCAGCCTTATATCGATTGGTCGTTAGAAATCATCCAGAGTAAGCCAAGACCGGCTTTCTATAGCAACCTAATTCTGGCGTATCAAGGGATTGGGGAGGAAAGTAAAGCTGAGCAGATTCGTAGCGAAGCAAAGTTCTTATTTCCAAATAGAGATTTCTCAAAGGTACATTATAATAAAATTTCAGAAGCTAAAAATAACATCTCTTCTGCTCAATGA